The following are encoded together in the Wolbachia endosymbiont (group E) of Neria commutata genome:
- a CDS encoding phage tail protein: protein MFNIKTSNVNQIVSSIDSQESKVRLAAVRALNKTALWLKSQAAKEISKEKQIKLTVMRKRLRIIKARASTLEVIIKANLYDVKAHLLGNIKQTSTGSKAGKHMFTNAFIATMPKGHRGIFKRKGKTALPIQEVKLPLEPEASKIIKELVIHEVEAVFEKFFQRELNYIAKV, encoded by the coding sequence ATATTTAACATTAAAACTAGCAATGTTAACCAAATTGTTAGTAGCATTGATAGCCAAGAATCAAAAGTAAGACTTGCGGCTGTAAGAGCACTAAACAAAACAGCACTTTGGCTAAAATCACAAGCTGCTAAAGAGATTAGCAAAGAAAAGCAAATAAAACTAACGGTAATGAGGAAAAGGCTGAGGATTATTAAAGCCAGAGCAAGCACGTTAGAAGTTATAATTAAAGCAAACCTTTATGATGTTAAAGCTCATTTACTTGGAAACATAAAGCAAACAAGCACAGGGTCAAAAGCCGGAAAACATATGTTCACTAATGCATTTATAGCAACTATGCCAAAAGGACACCGTGGCATTTTTAAACGAAAAGGGAAAACTGCATTACCAATTCAAGAGGTTAAACTACCACTAGAGCCTGAGGCTTCTAAAATAATTAAGGAGCTTGTAATTCATGAAGTTGAGGCGGTATTTGAAAAGTTTTTCCAGCGTGAATTGAATTATATTGCAAAAGTATGA